A segment of the Chlamydiales bacterium STE3 genome:
AGAGAACATCCGCGATGTTATTGCATTTCCTAAAACTCAGAAAGGCAGTGACTTAATGATGGAATGCCCTGCTAATGTAGCTAAAGAGCAACTTAAGGAGTTGAAAATTAAGGTTGAAGATGAGCAATTTTCTTGGACTTAAATCTTGCTAATCGACAAGATAAATAGAACCAAGTTAAAAAACTCTTTAGGAGGGTTATATTTTATGTTTACCTTTCATCGCTTGTGCTTTCAAGCTAGCCTAGCTATAGCAGTGAGCTGTGGATCTTTTTGCGCTGCTGAAGGGACTCAATCTCCTCAAGGGCAAGCAGAAACAACTCAAGCAGCTGAACCAGATATTAAGAAGCTCTCAGAAGCTTTTGGTCATTTTATTGGCCGTAATCTTAAATCATCAGGTTTAAATTTTGACATTGACAGTTTTATTCTTGGTATAAGAAATGGCGAAAGTGATAAGCCTTCACCCATGTCAGATAAAGAATACGAACGTCAAATGATGCTGTTGCAAGAAAAAGCATTCAAGCGTCTTGCTGATGAAAACTTAAAAGCAGCAGAGGATTTTCTAAAACAAAATGCTACTGCTCAGGATGTTAAGGAAATTACTCCGAGCAAACTGCAATATACCATCCTGGAAGAGGGTCATGGCCCAGCCGTCACAGAGCACTCTTCTCCAAAAATCCATTATGTAGGAAAGTATCTCGATGGAACTTCTTTTGGCAACTCTAGAGACACAGGTGGCCCCATCACTATTCCTCTAGACCAAACCATCCCAGGCTTTAGCCAAGGACTCATCGGTATGAAAGAAGGGGAAAAGCGAAAACTTTTTGTTCACCCTGACTTAGGCTATGGCAAAACTGGACACCTGCCACCCAACTCGCTACTCATCTTCGAAGTCGAAGTGTTAGAAGCAACTTCTTCTGATAAAGCAGGCGCGGATTTGGACGAAGATGATCTTTCCGAAATCTATGGTAATGAATCCAAAGATCAGGATGATGATGAAGATGACGAAGATGATGAAGACGCTTCATCTCAAGACTCAAAAGCATCAAAAAAATCATGACTTTTAAGGAGAAGGAACCCCTTCTCCTCCCCCACATTCTTAAGTATTTTCTCCCATCATGAAAATCATTCTTTATCAACCCCAAATTCCTCAAAACACTGGAAATATCATCAGAACATGCGCAGTAACGGGCACAGAACTCATTTTAGTAAGGCCCTTAGGCTTTAGCATCGCAGATCGATGGCTGAAAAGGGCTGGCTTAGATTATTTTGAAAATGTTCCTTTCCAAGTGATTGACAGCCTTGAACATTACCTCCAAACGACAAACTTAAATTTTTATTTTTTTTCCAGTAAAGCATCCAAAATTTATACAGAAACCTCTTTTACAAAAGATGACATTCTAATTTTTGGCTCGGAGACAAATGGCTTACCTCTTGAATTTCATAAGAAATGGGATAAACAGTTTTTAAAACTGCCTATGCAGCCCAACCAACGCTGTCTTAACTTAGCGACAACAGCCGGAATTGCTGTTTACGAAGCCTGGCGTCAGCTAGGATTTTCTACTTAAGAAATAAAAAATGATGGAAAGAATTATGCTAAAGAGAAGGGAAGAGGTTAAGGGGAAGTAAACTTGATAGTGATCCCCTTTTACCATAATATCGCCCGGCAATCTCCCTAAAAAAGGAATACTGATTTTGAAGTGAAGCATGATCCCAATGATAATTAGGAAGATCCCAGCGATAATCAGGAATTTAGACATTATAGCTTAGAATGGATACGTGCAAGTAGGGTTTCTTTGTCCTTAACACCTACAAAGCGCTCTACCTCTTGACCATCTTTGAAGATAATTAAAGTAGGAATTGAGGTCACATGAAAATTAGACGTCGTTTGCTGGGCGCTTTCAATATCTAATTTAGCAATTGCGGCTTTTCCATTTAATTCGCTTGCTAATTCTTCAATAATTGGAGCAATCATGCGACAAGGCCCGCACCAATCTGCATAAAAGTCGACTAAAGTTACACCGCTGGCAATTTCGGCCTGAAAGTTTTCGTCATTTAAATACTTTATACTTTGCCCCATCTTTTTTTCCTCATTGGTTGACTAGTATTTTTGATTATACAAGATAAGCGCTTTTTTAAAAGGAATTTTCCTCTGCGACAATTCTGAATCCCTGCTTGTCACAAGAGTGCATTTTCAGTTTTAAATATTTTTGAAATAGGCTATCTTATTAAAACTAAAAGACTAATAATACTGAGCTTGAACTCTCCAAAGGCTCACGTTTTTCTTTAACCTTTTTTTAAAAACGGTTGCAAACATGACACTCAATCATCCTTATTTCGTTCTGGCATACTATGCATTTAACCCCATCGATAATCCTCGTCAAGAAGTTCAAGAGCACAAAGAATTTTTAAATCAAATCGATGCAAAAAGCCGCATTTATATTTCTGAGGAAGGCATTAATGGGCAAATGAGCGCTGCAAAAGAAGATGCTTTAAAATATATTGATTGGCTACGCTCGAAAAAACCCTTCGAAAACATTGATGTCAAAATTCATGGCTGGCATGAGCAAGCCTTTCCGAAGTTAACGGTAAAGTATAAAAAACACCTTGTAGCAAGAGACCAAGATGTCGACTTATCCTTAAGAGGGACGCACATGCAAGCTAAGGACTTTAAGAATCTTTTAGACCAAGAAGATGAAGAGTACTTACTCCTTGATGTGCGTAATAGCTATGAGTGGAAAGTAGGGCATTTCAAAAATGCTGAACTACCGCCCTGTGAGAATTACCGTGAATTTGAGAATTATGCACTCGAATTAAAAAACCGTATCCCATCTGAAAAAACTAAAGTAGTCATGTACTGTACTGGAGGAATCCGCTGCGAACTTTATTCAAGTCTCCTCATCAAAAATGGCATTAAAAACGTTTTTCAGCTTGAAGGCGGCGTGATTAAATATGGCCTTGAGCAAGGCAGTAAGCACTGGCAAGGTAAACTTTTTGTTTTCGACGACCGATTGACTGTCCCAATCAGTGAAGAACCCGCTCCAACCGTTGGCACATGCCACCATTGTGGTAATGGGACAGATACTTACTATAATTGTGCAAATATGGACTGCAACGATCTTTTTCTATGTTGCACCAGCTGCTTACAAACCTATTCTGGTTGCTGTCAAGATTCCTGCAAAGACTCTTCTCGTTTAAGGCCTTACCATCACCAAAACCCTCACAAGCCTTTCCGCAAGGCCTACACGTACTTTCAAACAGAAAATTAGTACGCAAAAAAAAGCTTTTTGATTAGGATAAACTAAAGGAACACTCCCGGTAGCTTTTAAAAAATCAAAGTATGGGCAAATTTTTTGCTCTCTCTGCTGACAAAAACTTTAAAGTTCACTTGGGGTCCATGGCTAAGCGCTTTTCTTTTAGGATACGTAAGATTTCTTTCTTCGTGTCCTCTAAAACCACTGTTAGGCCGGGTTTGGTCCCCTCTTCGGACAGCTTGAAAGCCTGCATTGTATTGCAGATCCTGCCATCGAGGCGTATTCCAAGGCCCTTAATGCCCACCATATTTCCAAAATCACCAAACATCTCTAAAGTCATTTCGCAAGCGGTGATGAGAAAAACCACTTTTTTGTTAGGGTTAGCATGAACAATTTCAAAAATCTTTTCCCCTATATAATGGATTGTCGGAATAAAAAGGGGGATAGTATTTTTAGGGCAGGCATGCACGCATTTACCGATAAAGCACTGTTGGCAAACAGGGTTATTGGCATCATGGATACAGTCTGCAGTAAACCGACCGGAGGGACATTCAAATGGTTTATGGCAATAGGAAAAACCCATCACAAAAAGCGTGTTAGGCATTTTTAAATGCTCTTCAAAATGCTCTAAAGAATCAATCCCGTAAAGAAAAAAATCTCCTTTCCTTCTATAGGGCTTAGTCTGAAAACAAGATTTTAAGTAGCGATAGCCATATTTAAAAGGATGGGTCAAAATCCCTTTAAGGATAGCCCGTTTATGATCCTTTGCAATAATCCACTTCAAACCTTTCCATTTTAAATGCTTAGCTGTTTCTGGAGTAATACCGGGCATTTGAGGTAACGTTTTTAGAACTTTTAAAGGGTGCTTAGCTTCGGCAAGACGCGCTTTCTCCTCCCAAAGTTTCTCTGCTTCTTCCCAATCTTTCTTTTCATCCCAAAGCTTTAATTTTGTGTTCATTTCTGTTATGATTTTTTGTTTTAGATACTATCATATGCTTGAACAACCTATTTTTTCTATCAATGAAGTGGAGAGTCTTAAACAAAAGGCTCTTTTTATTGATTGTACGAAGGGGACTCCCTCTAGAGAAATCAAATCCATTAATCTTACCAAAATCCCTTTTGATAAAACTTTTGACATTTTAAAGAAAATCGCTGCAGAAGGGGCTCTTTATTTTAATCAAAAAAGGCTTGTTGTCGATTTATTTAGCAAGGCACAGTTCTACTATCAGTTGGAAAAAGAGCAAGACCAGTTGCGCCTAAATGGCGTTTTCACGATCCGCGATAGAAAATATCCATTAAATTCCTTGGATTTTCTGGTCCTAGGGAGACCTTCTTGGTTTATCAAAGATCAGTTTCTTTTTGTCGTCGACTCTGATATTAGTTCTAGAGTTTATTCGAAACTTCCTAAATGGGCAAACTCAGCTGAGCTTCTTGAAATTCTTGCAGAAGCGAAGGAAGAAGGCATTACCGTTCAAGGGCTTGAGCTATTTTCTACCGCTCAAATGGACCCTTTACCGACTCTAATCCTTAAAGACAAAACAGGTGCCTTTGCAGATCTCTGGATGCATTATGGATCTCATTCCTTTAATTACAATGATTTAAAACAGAACCCATTAAGAAATATTCCCTGTGAAAAAGGCTGGGAAACCGATCTGCTGGAAACAGACTTTTTAAAAAAACAAGTAGGACAAACAGCCTATTTTTGCCCGCTTGACAAAGTAACAAAAAGCCTTGGCTTTCTCTTAGAAATTGGGTGGACAATTATTGACCACCAGGGGAAAAAAGTAGTCCAAGAAAAAGGGCGAGCGCTTGAAGCCGACTTAAAAAATGGTAAAATCCTTCTATCGGGAAAAGTAGACTATGAAGGTTTTTCAGCCGACCTAAGTCAGGTGGCCGGCGATTTTCTGAAAAGAAACCGTTTTTTAAATCTTGATGAGCATCATGTCGGACTGATCGACAACACTCCTTTTTATGAAAACTTTGTTGAAGAAGGTGAAATTGTCTCTGAAGGCATTAAGCTTAATAGATTTTGCTTAAAAGAATTGTTCTCATCCGAAATCCCTATTCAGTTTTCCCCCCCGCTAGAAACTTTAAGATATAATCTTCAAAATCCACTTCCTGCCTATCACCAAGGGCTTTTTACAGGGCAGCTTCGGGCTTACCAACAAAAAGGGGTTGAATGGCTTCTAGGCTTGCATAGACTCGCTCTTGGGGGAATTTTAGCTGATGACATGGGATTAGGAAAAACTATTCAAGTCCTCGCCTTCGTTGCTTTGCTAGATTCCAGTTCCTGCCATCTTATCGTTGCTCCGACATCACTTCTGTTCAATTGGAAAAAAGAAATCACAAAATTTCTTCCTGAAATGACATGCATTGTCCATCATGGAAGCGAGCGTACAAAAAACATTCAAGAGCTGCCCCAAACAGGCATTATCCTCACCTCCTATACAACAGCAAGAATGGACCGAGATCTTTTAAAGTTACTCCCTATTAATTGTCTTATTCTTGATGAAGCTCAAGTGATTAAAAACCAAGAAACCCAGATTGCCAAGGCCTTAGGTTACCTTTCTGCACATTGTCGCATAAGCCTTACAGGGACACCTATTGAAAATAGGTTAGAAGAATTATTTTCGCATTTTCACTTTCTCATCCCAGGCTTTCTAAATGAACAAGACCTCTTTTTGAAAGGAATGTCCAACCAGCGCTATCTTAGAAGGGTGCAAAAAAAAATCCAGCCTTTCTTGCTAAGAAGAAAAAAAGAAGAAGTTGCGAGCGAACTACCTACCAAAATTGAGCAGGTTGTCTATGTTGAAATGACTCCTCTACAAAAAACAAGTTACAACACTTACCTAAGCTCTTTTAAAAAAAACACCCTTCAAAAGGTGTCTCTCGACGGAATAGGTAAACATCGCATTGAAATCTTTGAAGCATTGCTAAGGCTTAGACAAATCTGCTGCCATCCCCTCCTTGTAAGTCCTGAAGATCAAACAGACTGCGGGAAGTTGGATACTCTAATAAGTGACGTAGAAACTGTCGTAAGTGAAGGAAGAAAGGCTCTAATCTTCAGTCAGTTTACCTCCATGCTGACCTTGATAGGTCAAGAGCTGTTCAAAAGAAATTTACCCTTTGTCAGGTTAGATGGTTCGACAAAGGATAGAGAAAAAGTGGTCAATGAATTTCAAAATTCAGCGGGTATTCCCCTTTTTCTTATCAGCTTAAAGGCGGGAGGCGTTGGCTTAAACCTGACGGCAGCTGACCATGTGTTCATTTATGATCCTTGGTGGAATGAAGCGATTGAAAATCAAGCGATTAGCCGTGCTCATCGCATCGGACAAAGCCGTACAGTGGTAGCTAAGAGGTATGTAGCTTTAGAAAGTATTGAAGAGAAAATCATGAAACTTAAGGAAGGGAAAAATCAATTAATTAATACCCTTTTTGAGGAAGATTTTACATTTCATCAATCTTTGTCTAATGAAGATCTTCTTGCTCTTTTTGAGTAAGATCCTCTAAGCCTTGAGCCTATTATTTTATTATCAGGCTTAGAGTTTATTATTATCTAAAGTGTTGTGTCTAAAATTTAGTTTTCTTCCTCGAGGTAACCTTTTTCAATGATTTCATGGGCAGTAGCTTTTACTGTAGCCAACCCTTCCGTAAATCCTAATGTGCGCATAAGGTTATCAATGTAAGTCACTTCTGTAGTAAGCTGATCATTAATTGACTCTAACATTGCAATTTTTTTTAGAAGCTGCGCCTTAGTCATATTGCCCCCCTTTGTAGGCTCTCTAAAGGCCCTTTTAATGGAGATGCTTACTCAGATGCGAATTGTGTGCCAGGATGGACTTTTTCTAGTAGAAACCCAACTTTTTGCTAGGATTTGAGGCGTAAGTCAGACTTAAAAGAGATTTTTTCAAAAGAAAGAAGGCGACGCTTGATTTCTAACCCGCAGGAAAACCCGCCTAGTTTTGAATCAGCTCCTAACACTCGATGGCAAGGAACAAATAAAGGGTGGGAATTTTTACCACAGGATGAACCCACGGCTCTAAAAGCTTTCGAGTGACCCAACCTAATGGCCAACGCACCATACGTTGTCGATGAGCCAAAGGGGACCTCGATCATTAAGTTCCATACCTTCTGAGTAAAAAGAGTCGCTTTAGGAAAATCGAGGGGTGGGGTAAAAGAAGGATCTACTCCTTGGGCATAGAGCGTTAACCAATGATGAATTTCCTCATTGTAACGAGCATTCCCTACAACTGTCCATTTCATTCCAGGAGTTTCATCCAAAGCCAGCTGAACATTTTGAATGCCCACTGAACTGACAAAAATACTTACTTTAATTGCTGGACCAAGATTTTGATGGTGCGTATAGTGCATAGAAAAAACATAACATAATTTTTTCATGTCAGCAAGATCTTATAGAGATTACACCTGGAAGGCGGGACGGCCTATAGGGCGTGAAATTCTTAGTGAGCCTATGGGCACATCCTATAAGATTACAGCTGACCCCTATTATAAAAGAATCAGCATAGAAAAATATGAAGGGGAAAAATTTGCTTCTCTGGTTTATGACTCACTCCTCCTTGACTTTCGCTCTCTTCAGCAAGACAATCAACTTGCCTGGGAAAAGAAATTGATTGCGGAGGACAACTATTCATCGCAAAGTCTTATCAAAGATCACAATGATAGAGTTGTTTATATAGAAAAATACACTTTCAAGCAAAATAGATGTGTAGAATGCCATACCTACTATCCGAATGATCTTCTCCTCTCTGTACAAAAAATGTACCATACAGAACTGGGGGAAGCTTTTAACGGAGTCATTCTTTTTGATGCCAACCACCACCCTGTGATGCGTAAAGAATATGAAATAGATGCAATCACAAAGGAATTCGGCCTTCTCCTAAAAGAAGAGTGGTCCATTGCCTAAGTGAGCACCCCCACATCCCTTTTCCCTTTATTCACACCATAGGGATCGTAAAAATAAGCGCCCAAAGTACGGATCTACATTCGCAGCCGTTTTGAGCCCTTCTAAAGGCTTAACCTTTAAAGATCCCTTAAGTTCCCATTTTGCTACCACATCCTTAACTTGAGCAACTTGTTCAGTCTGAAAGACGAGAAGCCCTAACGAGCACTTCTTTTCCTTTAATACCGCATCCTTCTTCGCTCGCTAGATTTTTTTCTATAAGTTATGAAAAAAGCTGCAGCCGGCAAAACAATTGTCGCAAAGGAACATATTTTTAATGCGGTTATGATAAAACTTCTTTTCGTATGATCAATTGAGAGCGTTATCTGCTTTTCTTCAATTTTTGTAACTCTATATTTTTCCCCGCAAACACTAAGGTAATTTTCAGCTAATTGCCACAAACTAGCGCCCTTAATTTGGATTTTCCTTTTTATACCTCCCACCGCTAATCTTTAATTTTTTTAAAAATTCCCCTATCATAATTTTATTATTTAAACAATCTTTAAATACATTGTTTATAGTTATGGAATTAAATAACAAATTTAGTAAATTTTTAATTTAAATAAGAATAAATTCTCTTTATGAAAACAAAATTTTTTGATTCCTCTCTTCCTAATAAATATTCTGAATCAGCACTACAAGCGCAGGTTGCTAGGGAAAAAAGTTATTGCGGGAAAAGGTATCATTTACTAGGCATATTTGAAAAAAAAATCACAAGAGTAAAGAGGGTTTTATTAGGGATTCGAATTCTTTCCAAAACAGCGTTTTCTTGCGGAGCTTTTCTTATTTCAAGCGCGGTAAGAGATGATTGGAAATCTCTTTGGAATGGCAAAAGAGTGGTTGCTGTCTATGTATCGAGTTTTTTATTTCATGAAATTAGGGCAAACAAGGGTAGCGCTGAAGACCAAAACTTTTTGGGGATTAAATATCTATATGGAGAGGGAGTCGAACAGTCTGATAAAAAAGCTTTTACAAACTTTGAACGAGCTGCCAAAAATAACAACCACTTTGCACACTTCAATCTCGCTGAAATGTACGAGGAAGGAAGAGGGGCTAGACAATCGAATAAAAAGGCAGCTAAGCACTTTAAGTTAGCCGCAACTCATGGACACCACTTAGCCCAACAAAAGCTTGGCATGTTATTGGCAAGGAACGATGGCTTAGAAAAAGATGACAAAGTGGCTTTTAAGTACATTAAAATTGCTGCTGACCTGGGTGATGTTGTAGCTCAAAATAAACTTGCCTCTATGTGTTATGAAAGAATAGGCACTGATCAATCCTATAAAGAAGCTTTGCACTATTATAGCTTGGCTGCAGAACAAAAAGATGTGAATGCCCAGTACAAATTGAGCCTTCTCTATTTACGAGGTGAAGGCGCCAAGCAGTCAAATATAAGGGCAGCTAAGTATTTTAAGTTAGCCGCAACTCATGGACACCACTTAGCCCAACAAAAGCTTGGCATGCTATTGGCAAGGAACGATGGCTTAGAAAAAGATGACAAAGTGGCTTTTAAATACATTAAAATTGCTGCTGACAAGGGAGATGTTGTAGCTCAAAATAGACTTGCCTACATGTATTATCAAGGAGAGGGCACCAGAAAGGCTAACAAAAAAGCTGCTTATTACTACCGCCTAGCTGCTGAACAAAAAGATGTGAATGCCCAGTACAATTTGAGCCTTCTCTATTTGCGAGGTGAAGGCGTTAAGAAATCTTACAAGATTGCTACTAAGTATCTTAAACCCTTAGCTGAAGGAGATGATGATGTCAAATATCTATTGGGAGTCATTTATGCTCGAAAGAAAAAACTAGCGAAAAGCGACCAAAAGGCCCCTGAGTACCTTCAAGTTGCTGCTGATCAAGGAGCCGTTCCTGCCCAAAAGGCCCTAGGTATTATCGTGAGAAATGCCTGACTTGGATCTTAAACAAGTTATTGCCACTAATCAAAGGACTTGGCGCTTGAGCTCGGCCCGATGGGCCAAAGATCAAGCGCGATTGAGGCGTAAGAAAGCACCAATTTAGTAAGAGCGTGCTGAAGTCATTCTCTCAAAGGCAAGTTTAGTTACGGGTTTGCCCTTAAAAAACCAATCTGTTTTAACATGCTCGTTAATATAGGAGGTGGATGGTCCATGTTTGATGCCATTGACCCATGTGATTTCTTCGACAACAGCCATGTCCTCACTAAAACGCTTTTCTAAACCATTTTTTTGACCATCTCTATAGATCACTTCAGCAATTTTCACACCATTTTCAAAGAGAATTGTCAGCCCAGACTGCTGGCCAGCAGACCATTCTTCAATGGCTAGCGGTTCACCACTTGGTAGGAACTTCTTTACTTGACCATCAATTACACCGCGATGATAAGGGATTGCTTCTTTAGGTGTTCCGTTCGGGTAGTAGGTGGTTGAGAGAACAAGGTTGCCATGCTGATAACTATCTACTGATAGCAATTCACCATACTGATCCCTGCGCACCTTAGAGCCATGGCCATCATTAACTTGTGCCTCAACTTGGCCTGCTGCAGTATGGTACTCGCCATTAACTAAATAGTGACGGTCATATTGCTCAGTAGCATAAAGGCTGCCATTATTGTACCATGTATTAATAGTGCGGCGATTCGGATTGCCCTCGTAGGTGATTTTTTGCTTAGGCGTACCAGAACGATAAAACAGTGTCTCTCCTACTAATTCATCTCGCACATAACTTTCCGCTTTTTCAATGGTGCTACTATGCGGAAATGTATAAGTTGTTTCGCCATTAAGGACACCAGCAACATAATTTTTGGTGACGACAACACCGTTTTTTAAGGTTGTTACAACCTGACCTTCTTTGCCCCTTTGGCTCCAATCTTGAGGAGGAACTTCCACGCCATATTTATGCATGTAGGCTTCATCGACAACCTCAACAGAATTGTAGTCATTGGGAGAATGGTGATGGCATCCAGCAAGGCCAAGAGCCGCGCCCATCAGAAATAAATAACGCATATTTGCCTCTTAAGTTTAATTTCTCTTCATTTAAAATGCTTCTAGCATATGCTGCGCGGTCTCAATGATGCGCGCATGTTCTTTGTCCACTTCTTCTTGAGAAATGGTTTTTTCAGGATGACGGTATACAAAATGCAAGGTGATATTTTTCAATTCTTTGCCAATTTTTTCACTTCGGAAAATATCCTTTAGTGAAACTTCTTCTAACAGATTTGAAGGGATCCTTTGAATAGACCCCAGCAGTTGTTGAAGAGGAACTTGTTCTCTTAAAGTAACGGTCCAGTCTCTTTCCGAAGAGGGATAAATGGGTACCGGTTTCATTTTTAATTCCGTGCGACTGGACTTAAAAAGATCATGCAAATTGATTTCTGCAAACAGTATACGTTCTGAAACGTCTAATTTTCTTAAAATAGAAGGATGGATTTCTCCGAGCGATCCTACTTCATGTGAATCAACAAGAATGGCAGCTTGGCGGCCACTATGGAAAGTTGATAAAGCAGAGGTTTTGAACGAGAAGCGTTTGATATTTAACCCATTGAGAAAATTTTCCACCATTCCCTTTAAATCATAAAAATCTACCTGACGAGAGGCTGGATCATGATAAGGAGGTGTTGCACAGCCAGTCAAAATGAGTCCCGCAACCGTTTGCTCTCTGTACTTGTCACCCTTTTTGGTGTGGATCCTGCCCACTTCAAAACCAGCAATGTGGGGAACCCCATGATCTTTGTTGAACTTCACAACTTGAATCAAGCCTTGAAGCAAAGAGGCCCTCAAGATAGATTGCTCAACTGAAGTAGGGTTCAACACTCTGATATAGGTATCCTCTGACATATTTGCGTCTGCTGCAATGTCAAGAGAAGACGGCCCAATTAGATCACATGTCAAAAACTCCTGTAGCCCTTCAGCTATTAATCTCGTACGCACCTCTCTTTCAAAGAGGTAAATGGGAGAATGGGGAATTTCTGAGGTATGAAATAAAGAGGTATGGCGCGGAATATTATCATAACCAAAAAGCCTTGCAACTTCTTCAATCAAATCGACTTCTCTCATCACGTCTACGCGGTAAGTGGGGACTTTAACAGCAAAGGTATCTTTGCCATCCCACGAAACATCGAAACTCAAACGCTGAAAAATAGACCCAACTTCACTCATACTGAGGTGGGTTCCGAGAAGACTATTGACCCGGCTCAAACGGCAAAGAATATGAGTTGGCAAAAAGTCCTTCACTTTAACGTCATAAAAATTGCTGGAGATTTTGCCCCCGCATAAAACGGCGATGAGCATAGCAGCTCGGTCCAAGGCGAAAAGAGGACCATTTGGATCCGATCCTCTTTCAAATCTTCTTGAAGCATCGGTTTGCAAACCTAAAGCTTTGGAAGTTTTGCGAACGGAAGTCGAACGAAAATGAGCAGACTCCAAAACAATTTTGGTTGTGCTTTCC
Coding sequences within it:
- a CDS encoding Methylated-DNA--protein-cysteine methyltransferase (Product derived from UniProtKB/Swiss-Prot:P44687;Gene name derived from UniProtKB/Swiss-Prot:P44687;EC number derived from UniProtKB/Swiss-Prot:P44687); translated protein: MKKLCYVFSMHYTHHQNLGPAIKVSIFVSSVGIQNVQLALDETPGMKWTVVGNARYNEEIHHWLTLYAQGVDPSFTPPLDFPKATLFTQKVWNLMIEVPFGSSTTYGALAIRLGHSKAFRAVGSSCGKNSHPLFVPCHRVLGADSKLGGFSCGLEIKRRLLSFEKISFKSDLRLKS
- a CDS encoding Uncharacterized protein (Product derived from UniProtKB/Trembl:D6YS44), which produces MSARSYRDYTWKAGRPIGREILSEPMGTSYKITADPYYKRISIEKYEGEKFASLVYDSLLLDFRSLQQDNQLAWEKKLIAEDNYSSQSLIKDHNDRVVYIEKYTFKQNRCVECHTYYPNDLLLSVQKMYHTELGEAFNGVILFDANHHPVMRKEYEIDAITKEFGLLLKEEWSIA
- a CDS encoding hypothetical protein (Product derived from UniProtKB/Trembl:Q6MDB1) → MKTKFFDSSLPNKYSESALQAQVAREKSYCGKRYHLLGIFEKKITRVKRVLLGIRILSKTAFSCGAFLISSAVRDDWKSLWNGKRVVAVYVSSFLFHEIRANKGSAEDQNFLGIKYLYGEGVEQSDKKAFTNFERAAKNNNHFAHFNLAEMYEEGRGARQSNKKAAKHFKLAATHGHHLAQQKLGMLLARNDGLEKDDKVAFKYIKIAADLGDVVAQNKLASMCYERIGTDQSYKEALHYYSLAAEQKDVNAQYKLSLLYLRGEGAKQSNIRAAKYFKLAATHGHHLAQQKLGMLLARNDGLEKDDKVAFKYIKIAADKGDVVAQNRLAYMYYQGEGTRKANKKAAYYYRLAAEQKDVNAQYNLSLLYLRGEGVKKSYKIATKYLKPLAEGDDDVKYLLGVIYARKKKLAKSDQKAPEYLQVAADQGAVPAQKALGIIVRNA
- a CDS encoding Uncharacterized protein (Product derived from UniProtKB/Trembl:F8KYZ9); this encodes MRYLFLMGAALGLAGCHHHSPNDYNSVEVVDEAYMHKYGVEVPPQDWSQRGKEGQVVTTLKNGVVVTKNYVAGVLNGETTYTFPHSSTIEKAESYVRDELVGETLFYRSGTPKQKITYEGNPNRRTINTWYNNGSLYATEQYDRHYLVNGEYHTAAGQVEAQVNDGHGSKVRRDQYGELLSVDSYQHGNLVLSTTYYPNGTPKEAIPYHRGVIDGQVKKFLPSGEPLAIEEWSAGQQSGLTILFENGVKIAEVIYRDGQKNGLEKRFSEDMAVVEEITWVNGIKHGPSTSYINEHVKTDWFFKGKPVTKLAFERMTSARSY
- a CDS encoding Phenylalanine--tRNA ligase beta subunit (Product derived from UniProtKB/Swiss-Prot:Q6MEA6;Gene name derived from UniProtKB/Swiss-Prot:Q6MEA6;EC number derived from UniProtKB/Swiss-Prot:Q6MEA6) encodes the protein MKFPLSWLKEYIDVELHPQQIAKLLTSLGIEVDSFEKTALGFSNVVVGKVLEVAPHPNADKLCLAKVSDGTTVYDLVCGAPNCRAGMKTAFAMLGAVLKDETGKEFKVKKAKIRGVESSGMLCSGKELGISQDDEGIIEFADYLSEGADVAEIYADTIFEVSLTPNLSYVSSLIGIARELAAVANCSVKLPEFSLIEQGFKPVQEQLKVEVQDEKNCPRYTCRIIEDVKVGPSPDWLKNKITACGLRSVNNIVDITNYVFLELGQPLHAFDYDKISDQTIIVREAREGEMITTLDGREKTLSQGMLVVADAKRPIAIAGIMGGADSEVSESTTKIVLESAHFRSTSVRKTSKALGLQTDASRRFERGSDPNGPLFALDRAAMLIAVLCGGKISSNFYDVKVKDFLPTHILCRLSRVNSLLGTHLSMSEVGSIFQRLSFDVSWDGKDTFAVKVPTYRVDVMREVDLIEEVARLFGYDNIPRHTSLFHTSEIPHSPIYLFEREVRTRLIAEGLQEFLTCDLIGPSSLDIAADANMSEDTYIRVLNPTSVEQSILRASLLQGLIQVVKFNKDHGVPHIAGFEVGRIHTKKGDKYREQTVAGLILTGCATPPYHDPASRQVDFYDLKGMVENFLNGLNIKRFSFKTSALSTFHSGRQAAILVDSHEVGSLGEIHPSILRKLDVSERILFAEINLHDLFKSSRTELKMKPVPIYPSSERDWTVTLREQVPLQQLLGSIQRIPSNLLEEVSLKDIFRSEKIGKELKNITLHFVYRHPEKTISQEEVDKEHARIIETAQHMLEAF